The Halichoerus grypus chromosome 9, mHalGry1.hap1.1, whole genome shotgun sequence genome has a window encoding:
- the PPP1R3G gene encoding protein phosphatase 1 regulatory subunit 3G, whose translation MEPQGTLSSENQGPALFGEPPPAEGLPAPGVLRMESGGDGGGTSEAPSPDAEPLPAEEEAAPREQEEAWECRRRLPRSFSLPADPILEAAKLLQQRQQFGLGLGPEGGEGAEGALHSPGGCCAKCKKRVQFADALGLSLASVKHFSEAEEPQVPPAVLSRLRSFPLRAQDLEQLPGLLAAAAAAAPLSAPPPRLRPLFELPGPSAAAERLRRQRVCLERVQCSAPSGAEVTGSGRVLGCPGPRAVAVRYTFTEWRSFLDVAAELQPEPAEPQPPEASSGGPGDAEEEPGAERFHFSLCLPPGLQPQEGEDADAPGAAVHFAVCYRCAQGEYWDNNAGANYTLRYVRPSDAL comes from the coding sequence ATGGAGCCCCAGGGGACGCTAAGTTCGGAGAATCAGGGACCCGCGCTCTTTGGAGAGCCCCCGCCAGCCGAGGGGCTGCCCGCCCCGGGGGTCCTCCGCATGGAGAGTGGCGGGGACGGCGGCGGCACATCGGAGGCCCCGAGCCCCGACGCTGAGCCCTTGCCGGCGGAGGAAGAGGCTGCCCCCCGGGAGCAGGAGGAGGCGTGGGAgtgccgccgccgcctcccgcgTTCCTTCTCCCTGCCCGCGGACCCGATCTTGGAGGCCGCCAAGTTGCTGCAGCAGCGACAGCAGTttggcctggggctgggcccgGAGGGCGGCGAGGGGGCCGAGGGCGCGCTGCACAGCCCCGGCGGCTGCTGCGCCAAGTGCAAGAAGCGGGTGCAGTTCGCGGACGCGCTGGGGCTGAGCCTGGCCAGCGTGAAGCACTTCAGCGAGGCCGAGGAGCCGCAGGTGCCTCCCGCCGTGCTCTCCCGCCTCCGCAGCTTCCCCCTGCGCGCCCAAGACCTAGAGCAGCTCCCCGGCCTCCTGGCCGCGGCGGCCGCGGCCGCGCCCCTCTCCGCGCCACCTCCCCGGCTTCGGCCTCTTTTCGAGCTTCCCGGGCCGAGCGCCGCCGCCGAGCGACTGCGGCGGCAGCGCGTGTGCTTGGAGCGCGTGCAGTGCTCGGCGCCCTCTGGCGCAGAGGTGACGGGCTCCGGCCGGGTGCTGGGCTGCCCCGGGCCGAGAGCCGTGGCGGTGCGCTACACCTTCACCGAGTGGCGCTCCTTCCTGGACGTGGCGGCCGAGCTGCAGCCCGAGCCGGCGGAGCCACAGCCGCCAGAGGCGTCGTCGGGGGGGCCCGGGGACGCCGAGGAGGAGCCGGGCGCCGAGCGCTTCCACTTCTCGCTGTGCCTGCCGCCGGGTCTGCAGCCCCAGGAGGGGGAAGACGCGGACGCGCCGGGCGCCGCGGTCCACTTCGCCGTCTGCTACCGCTGCGCCCAGGGCGAGTACTGGGACAACAACGCGGGGGCCAACTACACGCTGCGCTACGTGCGCCCTTCAGACGCGCTCTGA